A single genomic interval of Bacteroidota bacterium harbors:
- a CDS encoding T9SS type A sorting domain-containing protein, translated as MKFFYSFLLLLSINELAFAQSTWIQRTYFELYNPYQNHDSLTGMREIEIGDDGAIYVLAFCNQDADERLMKFEPDSGTLLWENFVGGHGGITGHMVSAVSSTRDSGCVITKNDWGFVGFPQVFGKIEKYSRNGFLQWSHDFDITNSTVAYTNAAVDVAENSYGNIFAMVGDGYIDTLFEFDKNGNIIFQTGNVVGYNLFRVSDGELLVFTQHQTIDRIDSTGFIYWSLPCQGVLGADSTIAYILTQSGIQKVQLSTGQILWTKSFPFGLSSVVVLADGGFIGCSGKIPRGVFDISPVPYYLQNSQIPGSISRVDSSGNIIWTKQYDFPKYGLSCVKRLNSGNIVTGGAFMFTNCFYNYPRDYSSFIATLDSSGNSVLDSISYTWPGDANNNQYVSLVDDVLNTGIALGYSGPHRDTLLTPFTSFPFTGIHSDYAIDWATSFNNAVNHKHADFNGDGRIDTTDMLMYGIDYPMPCTIPNWRMKNDKNQSAFIPDLKFSALSNSVQAGDTIRYYIILGSGLIPVDTIYGLAFHTNYAYDFQDSETSLDFINGHLGSAGLDLFTSFPAHDPSQTNLAAVWCRTDRHDVYNVINDTLGILKISTDPTWTTITSLNLRVVELKAVKFDESLVNLNVIIDSVVVFPIGSGIESMLTQNTRVYPNPVNSKLTISGIPSEIKSDQIELTDLLGVKMPDAKIRVINSDNSISLDLSNYTNGIYFIKFTGYESDFVRKIIVQH; from the coding sequence ATGAAATTTTTCTATTCATTTCTTCTTTTACTAAGTATTAATGAACTGGCTTTCGCCCAATCCACCTGGATACAACGTACCTACTTTGAGTTATACAATCCCTACCAGAATCACGATTCATTAACAGGTATGAGAGAGATAGAAATCGGAGACGACGGAGCAATTTATGTATTGGCTTTTTGTAATCAGGACGCAGATGAAAGATTAATGAAATTTGAACCGGATAGTGGCACTTTACTATGGGAAAATTTTGTTGGAGGACATGGAGGTATAACGGGTCATATGGTAAGTGCAGTTTCGTCAACTCGGGATTCCGGTTGTGTAATTACGAAGAATGATTGGGGCTTTGTAGGTTTCCCTCAGGTTTTTGGGAAAATTGAAAAATATTCCAGGAATGGATTCCTACAGTGGTCGCATGATTTCGATATCACAAATTCTACTGTTGCCTATACAAATGCAGCTGTTGATGTAGCGGAAAATTCTTATGGAAATATTTTTGCAATGGTAGGGGATGGATATATTGATACACTATTCGAATTTGATAAAAACGGGAATATCATATTCCAGACTGGAAATGTCGTGGGTTATAATTTATTTAGAGTGAGTGATGGAGAATTGCTTGTATTTACACAACATCAGACAATAGACCGAATTGATTCTACAGGTTTTATTTATTGGTCCCTGCCTTGTCAGGGTGTTTTAGGGGCTGATTCAACGATAGCCTATATTCTCACTCAATCCGGAATTCAAAAAGTTCAGCTTTCCACAGGACAAATTCTCTGGACAAAATCTTTTCCATTTGGATTGTCCTCTGTGGTGGTTTTAGCTGATGGTGGCTTCATCGGTTGCAGTGGAAAAATACCACGAGGTGTATTTGATATATCACCGGTTCCATATTATTTGCAAAATTCACAAATACCAGGTTCGATTTCCCGGGTTGATTCTTCAGGAAATATTATATGGACGAAACAATATGATTTTCCGAAGTATGGTTTGAGTTGTGTGAAAAGATTGAATTCAGGGAACATTGTAACCGGAGGAGCATTCATGTTTACGAATTGCTTTTATAATTATCCAAGGGATTATTCCTCCTTTATAGCAACATTGGATTCTTCAGGGAATAGTGTTTTGGATTCAATTTCTTATACGTGGCCGGGAGACGCGAACAATAATCAATATGTTAGTTTGGTGGACGACGTTTTGAATACCGGAATAGCACTTGGTTATTCCGGGCCACACAGAGATACTTTGTTAACGCCTTTTACTTCCTTTCCTTTTACGGGTATTCATAGTGATTATGCGATTGACTGGGCTACTTCTTTTAATAATGCTGTTAATCATAAACATGCGGATTTTAATGGGGATGGAAGAATAGATACAACTGATATGTTGATGTATGGAATTGATTATCCAATGCCTTGTACGATTCCAAATTGGAGAATGAAAAATGATAAAAACCAATCAGCTTTCATTCCAGATTTGAAATTCAGCGCTCTTAGTAATTCTGTTCAAGCCGGGGATACTATCCGGTACTATATAATTCTGGGTTCCGGCTTAATTCCTGTTGATACTATTTATGGCCTGGCTTTTCATACGAATTACGCCTATGATTTTCAAGATTCAGAAACAAGTTTGGATTTTATCAACGGGCACTTGGGTTCAGCCGGTTTGGATTTATTCACTAGTTTTCCTGCTCATGATCCATCTCAAACTAATTTGGCAGCTGTCTGGTGCAGAACAGATCGTCACGATGTCTACAATGTGATCAATGATACATTGGGCATTCTTAAAATTTCAACGGATCCAACCTGGACTACCATAACGTCTTTGAATCTTCGAGTTGTTGAATTAAAAGCTGTTAAATTTGATGAGAGCCTTGTTAATTTAAATGTAATCATTGATTCTGTTGTTGTTTTTCCGATTGGTTCAGGAATAGAATCGATGTTGACTCAGAACACAAGGGTTTATCCCAATCCCGTTAATTCTAAACTAACTATCTCCGGCATTCCTTCTGAAATAAAATCCGATCAAATTGAATTGACGGATTTACTTGGAGTAAAAATGCCGGATGCAAAAATCAGGGTAATAAATTCTGATAACTCAATCTCTTTGGATTTATCAAATTACACCAATGGTATATACTTCATAAAATTTACAGGTTACGAATCAGACTTTGTCAGGAAAATTATTGTTCAGCACTGA
- a CDS encoding outer membrane beta-barrel protein, producing the protein MKARFRFLFIHILILFSCDFAFSQASLGIKAGGGLFNIKSSLKSEAIPSWEAGFFSVADLSEHLTLQPEIDYSDKGGKVTFEDTACTVHLQSANVRFIVSYLFNERFALGAGPYFSYMIKASQSKVIVPKSWYSPFGVGFNAAASLNAGLWIFSIRYDQSLTLLTRDGDVEISKSVNPLKSSHVSGFSLVVCVGFD; encoded by the coding sequence ATGAAGGCGAGGTTCAGATTTCTATTTATACACATTCTCATTCTTTTTTCCTGTGACTTTGCTTTCTCCCAGGCTTCCCTCGGTATCAAAGCCGGTGGCGGTTTATTCAACATCAAATCTTCATTGAAGAGTGAGGCCATCCCATCCTGGGAAGCGGGATTTTTTTCGGTCGCGGATTTATCCGAACACTTAACACTTCAACCCGAGATAGATTATTCTGATAAAGGTGGGAAAGTTACTTTTGAAGATACAGCCTGTACCGTGCATCTTCAGAGCGCGAATGTCCGGTTTATCGTTTCCTATCTTTTCAATGAAAGATTTGCTCTAGGAGCCGGGCCCTATTTTTCATACATGATCAAGGCCAGTCAAAGTAAAGTGATCGTCCCCAAATCATGGTACTCACCTTTTGGCGTCGGATTTAATGCTGCAGCTTCCCTGAATGCCGGCCTCTGGATTTTTTCCATCCGTTACGATCAAAGCCTTACCCTCTTAACCCGCGATGGCGATGTCGAAATTTCAAAAAGCGTCAATCCTTTGAAATCATCACATGTTAGTGGGTTTTCTCTTGTGGTGTGTGTGGGATTTGATTAA
- a CDS encoding DUF2029 domain-containing protein encodes MKERLAYFLDKITSRPILIAAIVSLFAIAAGVQSILKKSEYYPEVQKTYTHYNNYIIFKNSFEHLKENKDLYQTYPEEHWDLYKYSPTFSLFMGLFAIFPDAIGLTLWNLLNALVLFLAVYSLPKLSVKQKGVTILLCIFELMTSMQNSQSNALMAGLLIFSFALMEKDKIFLAAFCIVASMYIKIFGIVGMAMFLFYPEKLKAALYSAFWICILFFFPMLLISFNQLILLYQSWGNMLSHDYQSAYSLSVMGIVNTWFNLDINKNIILVPGAILFMIPFLFIRNYKELSFRIHALASTLIWIIIFNHKAESPTFIIAMIGACIWYFASPPSRINLYLLIFAFILTSLSPTDIFPKIIRDTFVKPYALKALPCILIWIKIIYDMIFFDKRNAMNNKSGNSSQPSSLN; translated from the coding sequence GTGAAAGAACGTCTGGCTTATTTCCTGGATAAAATAACTTCCCGTCCAATTTTGATTGCAGCCATTGTCTCCCTTTTCGCGATAGCTGCCGGGGTTCAGTCCATCCTCAAAAAAAGTGAATACTATCCGGAAGTTCAAAAAACATACACCCATTACAACAACTACATTATTTTTAAAAATTCATTTGAACATCTGAAGGAAAACAAAGATCTCTATCAAACCTACCCGGAAGAACATTGGGATTTATACAAATATTCTCCAACCTTTTCCTTGTTCATGGGACTTTTCGCCATTTTTCCGGACGCCATCGGTTTGACTTTGTGGAACCTTCTCAATGCATTGGTACTATTCCTGGCTGTTTATTCGCTTCCAAAACTATCTGTTAAACAAAAAGGAGTGACGATACTGCTTTGCATTTTTGAACTGATGACTTCCATGCAAAATTCCCAATCAAATGCTTTGATGGCCGGTTTGCTCATATTCAGTTTCGCATTGATGGAAAAAGATAAAATCTTCCTGGCAGCCTTTTGTATTGTTGCCTCCATGTACATTAAAATTTTCGGAATTGTTGGAATGGCCATGTTTCTCTTTTACCCCGAAAAATTGAAAGCAGCACTCTACTCAGCATTTTGGATTTGTATTCTGTTTTTTTTCCCCATGTTGCTCATCAGCTTCAATCAATTAATTTTACTTTATCAAAGCTGGGGAAATATGCTCTCGCATGATTATCAGAGTGCTTACAGTCTTTCTGTAATGGGCATTGTCAATACCTGGTTCAACCTGGACATCAACAAAAACATTATTCTGGTTCCTGGTGCTATTCTATTCATGATTCCCTTTCTTTTTATCCGCAACTATAAAGAACTTTCTTTCCGAATTCATGCACTTGCTTCGACATTGATCTGGATAATTATTTTTAATCACAAAGCGGAATCACCAACATTCATTATTGCAATGATCGGAGCATGTATCTGGTATTTTGCTTCGCCACCGTCCAGAATAAACCTTTACCTGCTCATTTTTGCTTTTATTCTTACTTCACTTTCGCCAACTGATATTTTTCCTAAAATCATACGGGACACTTTTGTAAAACCCTATGCACTGAAAGCTCTCCCATGTATCCTGATCTGGATTAAGATAATTTACGACATGATCTTTTTCGACAAAAGAAATGCGATGAATAACAAGTCAGGTAATTCATCGCAGCCCTCTTCACTTAATTAA
- a CDS encoding FecR domain-containing protein, with the protein MENNFEHIEDIIAKFLAGEASPEEMKTLEAWKSAHPDHQKEFDQMSHLFSASAALKQNLDVDTDRAWRNVKKAIHTDQGKIIPLHKKSNLQWVMRIAAILILTGFLGSLIYFGVQPIAGTQQEIAAGDSIHSTTLPDGSEITLNKHSSVQYATKGYSRKRVVKLKGEAFFDVKHDEQNPFTVETGSLVIQDIGTSFNVRTNESNGIVIVSVVSGEVKVQAAEDRSILLSAGEEASYHPDTRVFEKTETMDKNVSAYKDKIFIFENAELSRVIRTLNDIYGSNLVLENEKLSECRITATFNNESIDDIANVIAETLGLTLQKENGAILFKGNACN; encoded by the coding sequence TTGGAAAACAATTTCGAACATATCGAAGACATTATCGCCAAATTCCTTGCCGGTGAAGCGAGTCCTGAAGAGATGAAAACTCTTGAGGCGTGGAAGTCTGCCCACCCCGATCATCAAAAGGAGTTCGACCAGATGTCGCATTTGTTTTCAGCCAGCGCAGCTCTTAAGCAAAATCTGGATGTGGATACAGACAGAGCCTGGAGAAATGTTAAGAAAGCAATACATACTGATCAGGGAAAGATTATTCCTCTCCATAAGAAAAGCAATCTGCAATGGGTAATGCGGATCGCAGCTATTCTGATCCTCACAGGCTTTCTGGGTTCGCTGATTTATTTTGGTGTTCAACCGATTGCAGGCACACAGCAGGAAATTGCTGCCGGTGATTCTATTCATTCTACTACTTTACCCGATGGATCCGAAATCACCCTCAACAAACACAGCTCCGTTCAATACGCGACAAAAGGATATTCGAGAAAGCGCGTGGTGAAATTAAAAGGCGAAGCTTTCTTTGATGTGAAACACGATGAACAAAATCCATTTACCGTTGAAACAGGTTCCCTTGTGATTCAGGATATCGGTACATCTTTTAATGTGAGAACTAATGAGAGCAATGGAATTGTAATTGTTTCCGTGGTTTCAGGAGAAGTAAAAGTTCAGGCAGCGGAAGACCGTTCCATACTGCTTTCGGCAGGTGAAGAAGCTTCGTATCATCCCGATACCAGGGTGTTTGAAAAAACAGAAACGATGGACAAAAACGTTTCCGCTTATAAAGACAAAATATTCATTTTCGAAAATGCCGAGCTGTCACGTGTGATCAGGACATTGAATGATATCTATGGATCCAACCTTGTTCTGGAGAATGAAAAACTTTCGGAATGCAGAATAACGGCTACTTTCAATAACGAGAGTATTGATGACATCGCGAATGTAATTGCAGAGACATTGGGTCTCACTTTGCAAAAAGAAAATGGAGCAATATTATTCAAAGGCAATGCGTGCAACTAA
- a CDS encoding TonB-dependent receptor: MKYILRITFLILCFTSTQFTFAQSLTQTIRGTVVDLVSQSPLPGANVVLLNSEPFNGTATDMDGNFQLKNVPVGKQNLRITFLGYKEYILPNITVTSGKEVVLSIALEENVVMGKEVTITDKIEKNKPLNEYSTVSARTFSVEETQKYAAAVNDPARMSTSYAGVVSTDDGNNAITIRGNSPNGLLWRMEGVEIPNPNHFSNVGTSGGGISILSSQVLTNSDFMTGAFPAEYGNALSGVFDLKLRRGNNQKSEQTIQVGFLGTDLALEGPFKKGYDGSYLVNYRYSTLSILGKLGVNVGTAATNFQDLSYNFYLPTKKSGTFTLFGFGGLSSQSSNAEKDSLKWTSYYDKYNWDFTANTGATGLTHFIQLDSRTYLKTSLVASGTGKTYKEEELDTNYEGIPQGELNYGQNKIALNSILTRKINSKHSFKVGVIGTEIFYNLLNTELVKETGKIETWINQKGETMTLQSFAQWNYRATDKLTFNAGLHYFMLAYNKTASLEPRASLKVDLNSKQSLSFGFGLHSQLQPIGIYFARSTKADGTVYQPNKNLELTKALHYVVSYDRSLTDYLRLKLEGYYQQLYNVPVSTDVNSTFSILNSEGGYTSDPLVNNGKGKNYGVELTFEQFLHHDFYFLLSSSLYDSKYKAANGEWYNTRFNGNFATTFTSGKEFKTGSGFKNRIVGINVKTIYAGGLRNTPIDVDASKTKGETVYRDSEAFSLQAKDYFRTDVKFSLKRNRPKSTVTWSVDIQNVSNAKNIFGDYFDPLSGTTKTSYQAPLIPILSYKVDF, translated from the coding sequence ATGAAATACATTCTTCGCATTACTTTTTTAATTCTGTGTTTTACAAGTACACAATTCACATTTGCACAATCACTCACACAAACCATTCGGGGTACTGTGGTTGATCTTGTTTCACAATCTCCCTTGCCGGGCGCCAATGTGGTGTTACTGAATTCAGAACCATTTAATGGAACTGCAACAGACATGGATGGAAATTTTCAACTGAAAAACGTTCCGGTGGGAAAACAAAATCTGAGGATTACATTTCTCGGTTACAAGGAATATATTCTTCCAAATATTACTGTTACCAGCGGGAAGGAAGTGGTGTTATCAATTGCATTGGAAGAAAATGTAGTGATGGGGAAAGAAGTCACCATAACAGACAAGATTGAAAAAAACAAACCGCTGAATGAATACAGCACAGTAAGTGCTCGAACATTTTCGGTAGAAGAAACCCAGAAATACGCGGCAGCCGTGAATGATCCCGCACGAATGTCGACTTCCTATGCAGGTGTTGTCTCAACGGACGATGGCAATAACGCGATTACCATTCGCGGGAATTCTCCGAACGGATTGTTGTGGAGGATGGAAGGCGTAGAAATTCCAAACCCAAATCATTTCAGCAATGTCGGTACATCGGGAGGAGGTATTTCCATCCTGAGTTCACAGGTCCTTACCAATTCCGATTTTATGACCGGTGCTTTTCCGGCGGAGTATGGCAACGCGCTTTCCGGTGTTTTTGATCTGAAACTCCGTCGTGGCAATAATCAGAAAAGTGAGCAGACTATCCAGGTTGGATTTCTCGGGACAGATCTCGCGTTGGAAGGTCCGTTCAAAAAGGGATATGATGGATCTTACCTCGTGAATTACAGGTATTCCACACTTTCCATCCTCGGGAAATTGGGAGTTAATGTAGGTACAGCAGCAACTAATTTTCAGGATCTTTCCTACAACTTTTATTTGCCTACAAAGAAATCAGGAACGTTTACATTGTTTGGATTTGGCGGACTAAGTTCTCAATCATCGAATGCGGAGAAGGATTCTTTGAAGTGGACAAGTTACTATGATAAATATAACTGGGATTTTACTGCCAATACCGGAGCTACAGGTCTTACCCATTTTATTCAGCTTGATAGCAGAACGTATTTAAAAACCTCTCTCGTTGCCTCCGGTACTGGAAAGACATACAAAGAGGAGGAGCTGGATACAAATTATGAAGGCATTCCCCAGGGTGAATTGAATTATGGCCAAAACAAGATTGCTTTGAATTCAATTCTTACAAGAAAGATTAATTCAAAACATAGTTTTAAAGTGGGTGTGATCGGGACAGAGATTTTCTATAATCTGTTGAATACCGAATTGGTAAAAGAAACAGGTAAAATTGAAACGTGGATTAATCAAAAAGGAGAAACAATGACCTTGCAGTCTTTTGCACAGTGGAATTATCGCGCTACCGATAAACTAACATTCAATGCAGGGCTGCATTACTTCATGCTGGCATACAATAAGACTGCTTCTTTGGAGCCACGTGCTTCATTGAAAGTGGATTTGAATTCCAAGCAATCGCTGAGTTTCGGTTTCGGGTTACATAGTCAGCTTCAACCTATAGGTATTTATTTCGCAAGGAGCACCAAAGCGGATGGAACCGTTTATCAGCCTAATAAAAATCTGGAGCTTACAAAGGCATTGCATTATGTTGTGAGTTATGACCGTTCCCTTACAGATTATCTTCGTTTGAAACTGGAAGGATATTATCAGCAGTTGTATAATGTTCCTGTCAGCACGGATGTCAATAGTACATTTTCAATTCTGAATAGTGAAGGTGGTTATACAAGTGATCCGCTTGTCAATAATGGCAAAGGAAAAAACTATGGTGTGGAGCTTACATTTGAACAATTCCTGCATCATGATTTTTATTTTCTGCTTTCTTCTTCCTTGTATGATTCGAAATACAAAGCGGCTAATGGAGAATGGTACAATACCCGCTTCAATGGTAATTTTGCTACTACATTCACTTCAGGAAAGGAATTTAAAACAGGGTCAGGATTTAAAAACAGAATTGTTGGGATAAATGTAAAAACGATTTATGCCGGAGGATTAAGGAATACTCCTATTGATGTGGATGCTTCTAAAACAAAGGGTGAAACTGTGTATCGTGATTCTGAAGCCTTTTCACTTCAGGCAAAGGATTACTTCAGAACAGATGTGAAATTCAGTTTGAAAAGAAACAGACCAAAAAGCACTGTGACCTGGAGTGTAGATATTCAGAATGTGAGCAATGCCAAAAATATCTTTGGCGATTATTTTGATCCGCTTTCAGGGACTACAAAAACCAGTTACCAGGCACCTTTAATTCCAATACTTAGTTACAAAGTGGATTTTTAA
- a CDS encoding RNA polymerase sigma-70 factor, producing the protein MITNEPELLLALRQGDGKAYESLFKSYYRRLCSYANTLVDDPDESEEIVQQVFIHVWERRESLEINLSLQAYLFKAVRNSSLNKIKHGKVRQLYAAEVNALSSKSEPATQMTFQNELQEQIHHAIESLPEQCRIIFKLSRFEELKYAEIADHLGLSIKTVENQMGKALKIMREKLKDYLPFLIFFLSFCN; encoded by the coding sequence GTGATAACGAACGAGCCAGAACTATTATTGGCCTTGAGACAAGGTGACGGGAAGGCGTATGAATCCTTATTCAAAAGCTATTACCGTAGACTTTGTTCTTATGCGAACACCCTTGTAGATGATCCGGATGAATCAGAAGAAATTGTTCAACAGGTATTTATTCATGTTTGGGAAAGGAGGGAGAGTTTGGAAATTAATTTGAGTCTCCAGGCTTATCTGTTCAAAGCCGTCCGCAATTCTTCTTTGAATAAAATTAAACACGGAAAAGTACGGCAATTGTACGCGGCGGAAGTCAACGCGCTTTCTTCAAAATCGGAACCTGCAACGCAGATGACCTTTCAGAATGAATTGCAGGAACAGATTCATCATGCCATCGAAAGTCTTCCGGAACAATGCCGGATCATTTTTAAATTAAGTCGGTTTGAAGAGTTGAAATACGCTGAAATCGCGGATCATCTTGGATTGTCAATCAAAACAGTAGAGAACCAAATGGGGAAAGCCTTGAAAATAATGCGAGAGAAATTAAAAGACTATCTCCCATTCTTGATTTTCTTTCTTTCATTCTGTAACTAA
- a CDS encoding DUF2807 domain-containing protein, translating into MKAIQNSLLLAVMILMFGTSCKKDWLGVRGEGPIITENRAINGFTGVDYHLDGRVNIVRDSNTFVLVTTYGNYQSLVHTYVSGGKLIVNSNKTLRDDEITIEVHMPLLESMSMAGSGKMSTIGQFTGGGMSVQMSGSGTIDYYGNGQSIRANMSGSGNILLTGSAQAGTMTMSGSGSIHAYGMPCESNEATISGSGTIETTTNATLVGTISGSGTIRYRGNPAVTSHISGSGEIVHY; encoded by the coding sequence ATGAAAGCGATTCAAAATTCTTTACTTCTTGCTGTGATGATTCTGATGTTTGGAACCTCTTGTAAAAAAGACTGGTTAGGTGTTCGCGGTGAAGGTCCGATCATTACGGAAAACAGAGCCATAAATGGTTTTACCGGAGTTGACTACCATTTGGATGGCCGTGTCAATATTGTCCGAGACTCTAACACATTTGTACTTGTAACCACTTACGGAAACTATCAATCCCTGGTACATACTTACGTTTCCGGAGGAAAATTGATAGTGAATTCCAACAAAACATTACGTGACGATGAAATCACGATTGAAGTTCACATGCCTTTGTTGGAATCCATGAGCATGGCTGGTTCGGGAAAGATGAGTACTATCGGGCAATTCACAGGCGGTGGAATGTCTGTTCAGATGAGCGGTTCCGGTACAATTGATTATTATGGAAATGGTCAATCGATCAGAGCAAATATGTCGGGATCAGGAAATATATTATTGACAGGATCTGCGCAGGCAGGCACGATGACCATGAGCGGCTCCGGAAGCATACATGCCTATGGAATGCCATGCGAAAGCAACGAAGCCACCATTTCCGGTTCAGGTACAATTGAAACGACAACAAATGCGACATTGGTGGGTACGATCTCTGGCAGCGGTACCATTCGCTACAGGGGTAATCCTGCTGTAACCTCTCACATTTCAGGATCAGGAGAGATTGTACACTACTGA